One part of the Arcanobacterium phocisimile genome encodes these proteins:
- a CDS encoding HNH endonuclease family protein has translation MNRTLVKRTAQVVFCAIIGWLVVPGIGPDVFTLEESLGWKVGPDDWRGPLSRVPSYQINDAELAALLDTIPTRTTTNAPKYQRSDFGPAWSDVDHNGCDTRNDILTRDLQHLTYKNGTHNCVVTHGDFIEPYTGLHTEFQRGRETSALVQIDHVVALADAWQSGAWTWTAAKREQFANDPLNLLAVDADQNQEKGAAHAGQWLPENRSFHCAYVTRQVDVKAKWGLSMTQRERATIERILSACSKQ, from the coding sequence ATGAATCGAACGCTCGTTAAACGAACTGCTCAAGTCGTCTTCTGTGCGATTATTGGCTGGCTCGTCGTCCCCGGTATCGGCCCCGACGTCTTCACTCTCGAAGAAAGTCTCGGCTGGAAAGTCGGCCCAGATGACTGGCGAGGTCCACTCTCCCGCGTACCCTCTTATCAGATTAACGACGCCGAACTAGCCGCGTTGCTCGACACCATCCCTACTCGCACCACAACCAATGCACCCAAATACCAGCGTTCCGATTTCGGACCAGCCTGGTCCGATGTCGACCACAACGGTTGCGATACCCGCAACGATATTCTTACGCGCGATCTGCAGCATCTCACCTACAAAAACGGCACACACAATTGCGTCGTTACTCACGGCGATTTTATCGAACCCTACACCGGTCTCCATACCGAGTTTCAGCGGGGCCGCGAAACTTCGGCGTTAGTGCAAATCGATCACGTCGTCGCACTAGCAGACGCCTGGCAGTCCGGCGCCTGGACGTGGACTGCCGCGAAACGGGAACAATTCGCTAACGATCCGTTAAACCTGCTCGCCGTCGACGCCGATCAAAACCAAGAAAAAGGCGCCGCACACGCCGGGCAATGGCTCCCCGAAAACCGGAGTTTCCACTGTGCCTACGTCACCCGGCAAGTCGATGTCAAAGCCAAATGGGGGCTGTCGATGACGCAACGCGAACGCGCAACTATCGAACGCATCTTATCCGCGTGCTCGAAACAATAA
- a CDS encoding histidine phosphatase family protein — MSVKQVLILRHGQTANNAQLRIQGMQNTPLNDVGVAQAKFVAGELSSFGITRIISSDLDRAVNTAQAVADLVGLPVEHDSRLRERGYGSWEGMTSDEIKEAYPQGWARWRAGHEPAVAGVETRLSNGERVAEAMREYVQWAQDDSVEHTLLFVSHGSAIVNGVSVLMGMNPSESTMLQGPDNCHWAQLVVRPQSTPIMRVKSWNQWTNDAQAFQDLVR, encoded by the coding sequence GTGAGTGTTAAGCAGGTCCTGATCCTACGCCACGGGCAGACTGCGAATAACGCGCAGCTGCGCATCCAGGGTATGCAAAATACTCCGTTGAACGACGTCGGCGTGGCTCAAGCGAAGTTTGTGGCCGGGGAGCTGAGCTCTTTCGGGATCACGCGAATCATTTCTTCGGATCTTGACCGCGCGGTAAACACTGCTCAGGCAGTCGCCGATCTTGTTGGCTTGCCAGTCGAGCACGATAGCCGCTTGCGTGAGCGCGGATATGGCTCGTGGGAAGGCATGACGTCGGACGAAATTAAAGAAGCTTATCCGCAAGGCTGGGCGCGGTGGCGAGCAGGTCACGAACCTGCCGTAGCTGGCGTTGAGACGCGGCTGTCCAATGGTGAGCGGGTTGCTGAGGCGATGCGCGAATACGTCCAGTGGGCGCAGGACGATTCAGTAGAGCACACGCTGCTTTTCGTTAGTCACGGTTCTGCCATTGTTAATGGTGTGAGTGTGCTGATGGGGATGAATCCTTCGGAATCTACCATGCTTCAAGGCCCAGATAATTGCCATTGGGCACAGCTTGTTGTACGTCCGCAGTCGACGCCGATCATGCGGGTGAAGTCGTGGAATCAATGGACGAATGACGCGCAGGCTTTCCAAGATTTAGTTCGGTGA
- the rsfS gene encoding ribosome silencing factor: MSATQEAIDLTIIAARAAADVKATSITAIDVAERLALTDTFLVVSGSTERQVRAIVDSVEEALHKAGCRRKRREGMEGEAHWVLLDFGILMVHVQQDEDREFYALEKLWGDCPAIELPEDIQASEAAQESALAAYFSGGIDNATGVDATTAADQIS, from the coding sequence GTGAGCGCTACTCAAGAAGCTATCGACCTAACCATTATCGCCGCGCGCGCGGCTGCAGATGTTAAAGCAACATCAATTACTGCTATCGACGTCGCCGAACGTCTAGCATTAACCGACACGTTCCTCGTCGTATCCGGCTCAACCGAGCGTCAGGTACGAGCAATCGTGGATTCTGTCGAAGAAGCACTCCACAAGGCAGGCTGCCGCCGCAAGCGCCGCGAAGGCATGGAAGGTGAAGCACACTGGGTACTGCTTGATTTCGGTATCCTCATGGTTCACGTCCAGCAGGACGAAGACCGTGAATTCTATGCCCTTGAAAAGCTCTGGGGCGATTGTCCGGCTATTGAACTTCCGGAAGATATTCAGGCTTCCGAAGCCGCTCAAGAATCAGCTCTCGCAGCTTACTTCTCTGGCGGAATCGATAACGCTACTGGAGTAGACGCCACAACTGCCGCAGATCAGATCTCCTAG
- the nadD gene encoding nicotinate-nucleotide adenylyltransferase encodes MVNSQHTGHKEAAGTPSHISRRRIGIMGGTFDPIHHGHLVAASEAQHVFGLDEVVFVPAADNPFKQGRHISLGEHRYLMTVIATASNPRFTVSRVDIDRGGKTYTVDTLRDIRKQYPDDELFFITGADVLPQILQWKDSAELWSLAHFVGVSRPGHDLDMTGLPKDGVSLLEIPAMAISSTGIRKRVRDGVPAWYLVPDGVVQYINKYYLYRPEEAQTTALSSIAGGYTGLLEEANTPVKGMDRP; translated from the coding sequence ATGGTTAATTCCCAACATACAGGCCATAAAGAAGCCGCCGGTACTCCGTCACATATATCCCGTCGTCGTATTGGTATCATGGGCGGCACATTTGATCCGATTCACCACGGCCATCTTGTTGCGGCTTCAGAAGCTCAACATGTTTTCGGCTTAGACGAGGTGGTTTTCGTTCCTGCGGCCGATAATCCTTTTAAACAAGGGCGGCATATCTCGCTAGGGGAGCATCGATACTTGATGACGGTGATCGCTACCGCATCTAATCCACGCTTCACTGTTTCCCGGGTGGATATTGATCGCGGTGGGAAAACCTATACTGTCGATACTTTACGAGACATTCGCAAACAGTATCCAGATGATGAACTTTTCTTTATCACAGGCGCTGACGTGCTGCCACAAATCTTGCAATGGAAGGATTCCGCAGAGTTGTGGAGTCTTGCCCATTTTGTTGGGGTAAGCCGGCCAGGGCACGATCTAGATATGACTGGCTTGCCAAAAGATGGGGTGTCTTTACTTGAAATTCCGGCGATGGCGATATCGTCTACCGGTATTCGGAAACGAGTTCGTGATGGTGTGCCGGCATGGTATTTGGTCCCCGATGGCGTAGTTCAGTACATCAACAAGTATTATTTATATAGACCAGAAGAAGCCCAAACGACCGCACTTTCTTCTATTGCGGGCGGTTATACTGGGTTATTAGAGGAAGCGAATACCCCAGTGAAAGGGATGGATAGGCCATGA
- the trxA gene encoding thioredoxin produces the protein MATVEITTDNFKDHVNSGITVLDFWAEWCGPCRMFGPTFEAVSEQNPEVTFGKVNTEEQTELAQAFQVMSIPTVMVFRDGIRLYEGAGALARDQLQALVKNAAELDMDEVRSQIEKAGEKN, from the coding sequence ATGGCTACCGTTGAAATCACAACAGATAACTTCAAAGATCATGTAAACTCCGGTATTACAGTGCTCGACTTCTGGGCAGAATGGTGCGGTCCGTGCCGAATGTTCGGTCCGACTTTTGAGGCTGTTTCTGAGCAGAATCCTGAGGTCACTTTCGGCAAGGTAAACACCGAAGAGCAAACTGAATTAGCTCAGGCTTTCCAGGTTATGTCCATTCCTACCGTTATGGTCTTCCGCGATGGCATCCGCCTTTACGAAGGTGCAGGTGCCCTCGCCCGTGATCAACTCCAGGCATTGGTGAAGAATGCTGCCGAACTCGATATGGACGAAGTTCGCTCCCAGATCGAGAAGGCCGGCGAGAAGAACTAA
- the obgE gene encoding GTPase ObgE translates to MASFIDRVVLHLEAGKGGNGAASVRREKFKPLGGPDGANGGHGGDIIFRVDPQETTLLGLHHTPHLKATNGKPGAGDLRHGKRGEDLIVNVPNGTVVKDMDGNILADMTGRDVEIIIAEGGQGGLGNAALASPKRKAPGFALLGEEGEAIDVVLELKSVADVALVGFPSAGKSSLIAAMSAARPKIADYPFTTLVPNLGVVQAGEMRYTLADVPGLIPGASEGKGLGHEFLRHIERCAAIVHVLDCATLEPGRDPLTDLETIEAELSAYAQTIPPIEGRVPLMQRPRIVVLNKIDVPDAREMAEFVTDELKARGLAVFSVSAVSREGLRELGFALGEIVDHIRAQEVVAETQRPVIRPLDKKEDSSFTVTERRQGEKIFYQVRGTKPERWVRQTDFSNDEAVGYLADRLNTLGVEKQLMKAGARAGDMVVIGTEEDGMIFDWEPTMATGAELLSPRGTDIRLDESVRPTRRERKSQYHDLMDAKEAARQELWMERQAGVWTDPDSDEL, encoded by the coding sequence ATGGCAAGCTTTATAGATCGAGTTGTTCTCCACCTGGAAGCAGGTAAGGGGGGTAACGGTGCAGCATCGGTACGTCGCGAGAAGTTTAAGCCGCTCGGTGGTCCCGACGGTGCAAATGGTGGCCACGGTGGAGATATTATATTCCGAGTTGACCCTCAAGAAACAACCCTCCTTGGATTGCATCACACTCCACACTTGAAGGCTACCAATGGCAAGCCGGGCGCCGGCGATCTACGCCATGGTAAACGTGGTGAGGACCTGATCGTCAACGTACCTAACGGCACAGTCGTTAAAGATATGGACGGCAATATTTTGGCTGATATGACCGGTCGTGACGTAGAGATCATTATTGCTGAAGGCGGTCAAGGTGGCCTCGGGAATGCTGCGTTGGCATCGCCTAAGCGTAAAGCCCCTGGTTTCGCTTTGCTTGGTGAAGAAGGTGAAGCGATCGACGTCGTTCTCGAACTGAAATCAGTAGCTGACGTTGCGCTCGTCGGGTTCCCGTCGGCGGGAAAGTCTTCGCTGATTGCTGCAATGTCTGCCGCGCGGCCAAAGATTGCTGACTATCCCTTTACAACTCTTGTTCCGAACCTCGGTGTGGTTCAGGCAGGGGAGATGCGCTACACCCTTGCTGACGTGCCTGGTCTTATTCCGGGAGCTTCTGAAGGTAAGGGGCTGGGGCACGAATTCTTGCGCCATATCGAGCGCTGTGCCGCGATCGTGCACGTTCTCGACTGTGCCACGCTTGAGCCTGGCCGTGATCCGTTGACAGATTTGGAAACAATCGAAGCTGAGCTTTCTGCCTATGCGCAAACTATTCCGCCGATTGAGGGACGGGTGCCGTTGATGCAACGCCCGCGTATCGTCGTGTTGAACAAGATTGACGTGCCAGATGCTCGTGAGATGGCTGAATTTGTTACTGATGAATTGAAGGCACGAGGTTTGGCAGTTTTCAGTGTCTCGGCGGTCTCTCGGGAAGGTTTACGTGAACTCGGCTTTGCGCTGGGTGAGATTGTGGATCATATTCGCGCGCAAGAAGTTGTGGCTGAAACCCAGCGTCCAGTTATCCGTCCACTAGATAAGAAAGAGGATTCGTCCTTTACAGTTACTGAACGCCGTCAGGGGGAGAAGATCTTCTACCAGGTGCGTGGAACGAAGCCAGAGCGGTGGGTTCGCCAGACTGACTTCTCCAACGATGAAGCTGTTGGCTATCTTGCTGATCGGTTGAACACTTTGGGTGTCGAAAAGCAACTGATGAAGGCTGGAGCCCGCGCTGGAGACATGGTTGTTATTGGTACCGAAGAAGACGGCATGATCTTTGATTGGGAGCCAACGATGGCTACGGGCGCCGAACTACTTAGTCCGCGTGGTACCGATATTCGTCTCGATGAAAGTGTCCGACCCACCCGTCGTGAGCGTAAGAGTCAATATCATGATCTGATGGACGCTAAAGAAGCTGCTCGGCAGGAATTATGGATGGAGCGCCAAGCTGGCGTGTGGACCGATCCGGATAGTGATGAGCTATAA
- the rpmA gene encoding 50S ribosomal protein L27 — protein MAHKKGASSTSNGRDSNAKRLGVKRFGGEFVNAGEILVRQRGTHFHPGANVGRGKDDTLFALETGHVEFGTRRDRKVVNIVAAQA, from the coding sequence ATGGCACATAAGAAGGGCGCTAGCTCTACTAGCAACGGTCGCGACTCTAACGCAAAGCGCCTCGGCGTTAAGCGTTTCGGTGGCGAGTTTGTTAACGCAGGCGAGATCCTCGTGCGTCAGCGCGGCACTCACTTCCACCCGGGTGCCAATGTTGGCCGCGGTAAGGATGACACGCTGTTCGCACTTGAGACCGGTCACGTTGAGTTTGGTACTCGCCGTGATCGCAAGGTCGTGAACATCGTCGCGGCTCAAGCCTGA
- the rplU gene encoding 50S ribosomal protein L21, whose translation MVYAIVKVGGRQEKVSVGSVVVVDKIAGEAGDKVELEPIMLVDGDKITSAADGIKAKVSAEIVRDEKGPKISIIKYKNKTGYRKRQGHRQKLTRVKITDIK comes from the coding sequence GTGGTTTACGCGATTGTCAAGGTAGGCGGCCGCCAGGAAAAGGTGTCTGTCGGTTCCGTCGTCGTTGTGGACAAGATTGCAGGCGAAGCTGGCGACAAGGTCGAGCTAGAGCCGATCATGCTCGTCGACGGTGACAAGATCACCTCAGCGGCCGATGGTATCAAAGCCAAGGTTAGCGCCGAGATTGTCCGCGATGAGAAGGGTCCAAAGATCTCCATCATCAAGTACAAGAACAAGACAGGCTACCGTAAGCGTCAAGGTCACCGCCAGAAGCTTACTCGTGTTAAGATCACCGATATTAAGTGA
- a CDS encoding Rne/Rng family ribonuclease gives MADEAMDNVVPEEKSAPRKRTRKTSTEKTSSKSTKQEVADTVAKSLAELSKKPRAKVKKSISPTSIVFSAGVAEDPQPEMIPEVPVVAPMTSLLFQEPDVARAVRARRTRKVDNDEVSDSAVEVKEAISTPSEDAEESSDNGRKRRRGTRGGRRSTEVEVDETEKVTPQGKDAAGESEPAANQHKTKKAKASQAELTEAETESEEPSVRRRRRRRSSEAVSDEVTAPKGSTRLEAKRQRRKEGRDSSRRRQTITESEYLARRESVDRDMLIRERDGLNQIAVIEDGVLVEHYVARHTQSSMVGNVYLGRVQNVLPSMEAAFVDIGKGRNAVLYAGEVNWDAAGLEGKPRKIEQALKSGDPVLVQVTKDPIGHKGARLTAQITLAGRHLVLVPSGAMTGISRKLPERERNRLKKILKEVVPAEHGVIVRTAAEGASEDQLKQDVERLMKSWADIERKSKSSKNAPSLLKGEPELAVRVVRDIFNEDFRTLKISGDNAWETISQYVQELSPELVDRLEKWESSKDIFHDNRVDEQLQKAFDRKVFLPSGGSLVIDRTEAMTVIDVNTGKFTGSGGSLEETVTRNNLEAAEEIVRQLRLRDIGGIIVVDFIDMVLEANRDLVLRRLIECLGRDRTRHQVAEVTSLGLVQMTRKRVGQGLVEAFSTTCECCEGRGYITHDHPVEKDEEKPQTQRSPKKESKKKESARAQDSDPKHEEVKAALANIAAAATTKHENSEEHTDVTMSGETDERDNPKLESQPRTKGGRQRKNTGAKASDLGADNGRGRQSSKLEQKADDKQHSAPAAEQQPVKKVKRRVTSSGTIIPTTRTSSAIMSFPVKK, from the coding sequence ATGGCGGATGAAGCCATGGATAATGTTGTGCCTGAAGAAAAGAGTGCACCACGCAAACGGACGCGTAAAACGTCTACTGAGAAGACTTCGAGCAAGTCCACTAAACAAGAAGTGGCGGACACGGTGGCGAAGTCACTCGCCGAACTTTCGAAAAAGCCACGCGCGAAAGTGAAGAAAAGCATCAGCCCGACGTCGATCGTTTTCTCTGCTGGCGTCGCTGAAGATCCGCAACCGGAGATGATACCGGAGGTTCCTGTTGTTGCTCCGATGACGTCTCTTCTCTTTCAAGAACCAGACGTAGCACGCGCTGTGCGTGCGCGACGGACACGCAAAGTTGACAACGATGAAGTGTCGGATTCTGCAGTTGAGGTTAAGGAAGCAATTTCCACCCCATCTGAGGATGCTGAAGAGTCCTCGGATAATGGACGTAAACGTCGTCGAGGTACTCGAGGTGGCCGCCGCTCAACTGAGGTTGAAGTCGACGAAACAGAAAAAGTAACACCGCAAGGTAAGGACGCCGCAGGGGAATCAGAACCGGCAGCGAATCAGCATAAAACCAAGAAGGCGAAAGCCAGCCAGGCTGAACTCACTGAGGCAGAAACTGAAAGCGAAGAGCCATCAGTACGTCGTCGTCGCCGTCGTCGATCTTCGGAAGCTGTATCTGATGAAGTGACTGCGCCAAAGGGGTCGACCCGACTTGAAGCAAAGCGTCAACGCAGGAAAGAAGGCCGTGATTCGAGCCGCCGTCGGCAAACAATCACCGAATCTGAGTACCTAGCGCGCCGCGAATCAGTAGACCGCGACATGCTTATCCGTGAACGTGATGGACTGAACCAAATTGCTGTTATTGAAGACGGTGTCTTAGTTGAGCATTACGTTGCACGTCATACTCAGTCCTCGATGGTCGGAAACGTCTATCTGGGCCGTGTGCAAAACGTATTACCATCCATGGAAGCAGCTTTTGTTGATATCGGTAAAGGCCGAAACGCAGTTCTCTACGCCGGTGAAGTCAATTGGGACGCCGCTGGTCTCGAAGGTAAGCCACGCAAGATCGAGCAGGCGTTGAAATCCGGAGATCCGGTTCTTGTCCAGGTGACTAAAGATCCGATCGGGCACAAGGGTGCGCGTTTGACAGCGCAGATTACCCTAGCAGGTCGTCATCTTGTCCTTGTTCCGTCAGGGGCAATGACTGGCATCTCGCGCAAACTTCCGGAGCGCGAACGTAACCGGTTGAAGAAAATCCTTAAGGAAGTTGTGCCAGCAGAACACGGGGTGATTGTTCGTACCGCCGCTGAAGGTGCCAGTGAGGATCAGCTTAAACAAGACGTTGAACGGTTGATGAAATCATGGGCCGATATCGAGCGTAAATCAAAATCTTCTAAGAACGCCCCGTCGTTACTCAAAGGGGAGCCAGAACTAGCTGTTCGAGTGGTTCGCGATATCTTCAACGAAGATTTCCGAACATTGAAGATCTCCGGCGATAATGCATGGGAGACAATTTCCCAATACGTACAAGAACTCTCTCCTGAGCTGGTTGATCGCCTCGAAAAGTGGGAATCGTCGAAAGATATTTTCCACGATAACCGCGTCGATGAGCAGCTTCAGAAAGCTTTTGATCGTAAGGTCTTCCTCCCATCGGGTGGTTCCTTAGTTATTGACCGTACTGAAGCTATGACGGTGATCGATGTCAATACTGGAAAGTTCACTGGTTCGGGTGGTTCGCTTGAAGAAACCGTGACCCGTAACAATCTTGAAGCGGCTGAGGAAATTGTCCGGCAGCTTCGTCTGCGCGATATCGGCGGAATTATTGTTGTCGACTTTATCGATATGGTTCTCGAAGCAAACCGTGATCTTGTGTTACGGCGCCTTATCGAGTGCCTCGGGCGCGATCGTACCCGTCATCAAGTGGCCGAAGTGACTTCGCTCGGATTGGTTCAGATGACGCGTAAACGCGTTGGTCAAGGCCTTGTAGAAGCTTTCTCAACTACCTGTGAGTGCTGCGAGGGTCGTGGATACATCACACACGATCATCCAGTTGAAAAGGATGAAGAGAAACCGCAGACTCAGCGTTCTCCGAAGAAAGAATCTAAGAAGAAGGAGAGCGCTCGCGCTCAGGATTCTGATCCGAAGCATGAAGAGGTCAAAGCAGCGCTAGCCAATATCGCCGCCGCAGCAACAACCAAGCATGAGAATTCTGAAGAACACACGGACGTTACCATGTCAGGTGAGACTGATGAACGCGACAATCCAAAGCTAGAAAGTCAGCCGCGCACTAAGGGTGGCCGACAACGCAAGAATACAGGTGCGAAGGCATCTGACTTGGGTGCAGATAACGGGCGTGGACGCCAGAGCTCCAAGCTTGAGCAAAAAGCTGATGATAAACAACACTCGGCGCCTGCAGCAGAACAACAGCCGGTGAAGAAAGTCAAGCGGCGGGTGACATCGTCTGGCACGATAATCCCGACAACTCGGACATCCTCGGCGATTATGAGCTTCCCAGTGAAGAAGTGA
- a CDS encoding cytochrome ubiquinol oxidase subunit I, translating to MDVLDLARWQFGITTVYHFILVPLTIGLSPLVAYLQTKWLRTGDTKWLKLSEFFGKILLINFALGIATGIVQEFQFGMTWSEYSRYVGDIFGAPLAFEALLAFFLESVFLGVWIFGRGRISPKAHTISIWLVALGTNISALFILAANSFMQNPVGAVVNPETGRAELDGMGGFLEVVFSTTTLYAFAHTIAASLMVAGAMIAGVSIWWIVRNVQRANEAEARELWKPAAQFGLKVLAVAGILAVTTGHFMGQHMYETQPSKMVAAMGIAQNEENAPLALLLTGTELKQENIITLPIPGLESFMVTNHFSGPESMLMGAKEVQEQYTEMFSDEYGTDVNYIPNPFIAFYSFRIMMALGFASIALAAAGLWMLRGDGLIRSGGVAKLFVWSITFPFIASTFGWILTEMGRQPWVVYPNMHDGMTATPAEMVKQLTNFGVSQNVVPAEVFISLTIFTLLYAALGVVWFILIKRYVREGVNPTKDVAHQFDHTNADVKLSFAY from the coding sequence GTGGATGTCCTCGACCTTGCGCGGTGGCAGTTCGGTATTACGACTGTGTACCACTTCATTTTGGTACCACTCACTATCGGGCTTTCTCCACTCGTTGCATATCTACAAACTAAATGGCTTCGAACAGGTGACACCAAATGGCTCAAGCTGTCCGAATTCTTTGGAAAAATTCTTCTCATTAATTTCGCATTAGGTATTGCCACGGGAATTGTCCAGGAGTTCCAATTTGGAATGACCTGGTCTGAGTACTCCCGTTATGTGGGCGATATCTTTGGTGCTCCGCTGGCATTTGAAGCTTTGCTTGCGTTCTTCCTCGAATCTGTATTCCTCGGTGTATGGATTTTTGGACGCGGACGGATCTCCCCTAAGGCACATACGATTTCAATCTGGCTCGTAGCTCTGGGCACAAACATCTCCGCACTTTTCATCCTCGCGGCAAATTCATTCATGCAAAACCCAGTGGGCGCTGTTGTTAACCCGGAAACTGGTCGTGCGGAACTTGATGGTATGGGCGGATTCCTCGAAGTTGTTTTCTCCACAACTACTCTTTATGCATTCGCGCACACCATTGCCGCATCCTTGATGGTTGCTGGCGCCATGATTGCCGGTGTATCGATCTGGTGGATCGTTCGCAACGTGCAACGTGCCAACGAAGCTGAAGCACGTGAACTATGGAAGCCCGCGGCACAGTTCGGTCTCAAAGTCCTTGCAGTAGCCGGAATTCTCGCCGTCACTACTGGCCATTTCATGGGCCAGCACATGTACGAAACCCAGCCGTCAAAGATGGTCGCAGCTATGGGCATCGCACAAAATGAAGAGAACGCCCCACTAGCTCTCTTGCTCACTGGAACAGAGCTTAAACAAGAGAACATCATTACCCTCCCCATTCCTGGCCTCGAGTCATTCATGGTCACCAACCACTTCTCTGGCCCGGAATCGATGCTCATGGGAGCGAAAGAAGTTCAAGAGCAGTACACCGAGATGTTTAGCGACGAATACGGTACTGATGTCAATTACATTCCAAACCCATTCATTGCTTTCTATTCATTCCGAATTATGATGGCACTCGGCTTTGCATCGATTGCACTTGCCGCGGCTGGTCTATGGATGTTGCGTGGCGATGGACTCATCCGTTCGGGTGGAGTTGCCAAGCTCTTTGTCTGGTCGATCACTTTCCCCTTCATTGCATCAACCTTCGGCTGGATTCTCACCGAAATGGGACGTCAGCCTTGGGTTGTCTACCCGAATATGCACGACGGAATGACAGCTACCCCAGCTGAGATGGTCAAGCAACTGACTAACTTCGGTGTTTCACAAAACGTAGTTCCAGCAGAAGTCTTCATCTCGCTGACTATCTTCACGCTGCTTTATGCAGCACTCGGCGTCGTCTGGTTTATCCTCATCAAGCGTTACGTGCGCGAGGGCGTTAACCCAACCAAGGACGTCGCTCACCAATTCGACCACACGAATGCCGATGTAAAGCTTAGCTTTGCATACTGA
- the cydB gene encoding cytochrome d ubiquinol oxidase subunit II has protein sequence MELSFLQILWFILIIVLWIGYVTLEGFGFGTGMLLRILPRNEKERRLQLNTIGPHWDGNEVFLLTAGGATFAAFPEWYATMFSGMYLALVLILVLLILRISAIEWRGKINSDKWRSAWDNIHTGSAWLAALVWGVAFGNLVQGMGIQVGKYEVAGDPSTFIPADPAQVDVALQDGAQHFLTGGFFSLFTPFTIVAGLVVVSLFLTHGALWLALKTSGDFSERAKALAKKTSLVSTGLTAVWALWAFFAYSTTWFALIPLALAAIGLLVSTFFTLKGAEKAGFFANMGGVAFAVIFIFMTTVPYALKSSIDENYSLTLVQASATSATQTVMTIAAIIFVPIVAIYTIWSYLSFSRRLSVDSLSEEPAGLHPTEVRAFERA, from the coding sequence ATGGAACTTTCATTCCTTCAAATCCTATGGTTCATCCTCATCATCGTTTTGTGGATCGGCTACGTCACCCTCGAAGGTTTCGGCTTCGGTACCGGCATGCTATTGCGCATCTTGCCGCGTAACGAAAAAGAACGCCGTCTTCAACTCAACACCATTGGACCACACTGGGACGGAAACGAAGTATTTCTTCTTACCGCAGGTGGTGCAACATTTGCAGCATTCCCAGAATGGTACGCAACCATGTTCTCCGGTATGTACCTCGCACTCGTCCTCATCCTCGTTCTTCTCATCCTGCGTATTTCAGCAATCGAATGGCGCGGAAAGATCAACTCAGATAAGTGGCGGTCAGCATGGGACAACATCCATACTGGCTCGGCATGGTTAGCAGCTCTCGTGTGGGGCGTTGCCTTCGGTAACTTGGTCCAAGGCATGGGAATTCAGGTTGGAAAGTACGAAGTTGCGGGTGATCCGTCAACATTCATTCCTGCCGATCCTGCCCAGGTTGACGTTGCCCTCCAAGATGGTGCACAGCACTTCCTCACTGGAGGCTTCTTCTCCCTCTTCACGCCATTCACCATCGTTGCAGGTTTGGTTGTTGTCTCCTTGTTCCTCACCCACGGTGCGCTTTGGTTAGCGTTGAAAACCTCCGGCGATTTCTCTGAACGAGCAAAAGCACTAGCAAAGAAGACCTCTCTTGTTTCCACCGGCCTCACCGCTGTTTGGGCGCTGTGGGCATTCTTTGCTTACTCAACCACCTGGTTCGCACTCATCCCACTAGCACTAGCGGCTATTGGTCTTCTAGTTTCCACTTTCTTCACGCTCAAGGGAGCAGAAAAGGCTGGATTCTTCGCAAACATGGGTGGCGTTGCCTTCGCTGTCATCTTCATCTTTATGACCACCGTGCCATACGCACTGAAGTCCTCTATCGACGAAAACTACAGCTTGACCCTTGTTCAAGCTTCGGCAACCTCAGCCACCCAAACGGTTATGACCATCGCAGCGATTATCTTCGTTCCGATCGTCGCCATTTACACCATCTGGTCCTACCTATCGTTCTCACGCCGCTTGAGCGTGGATTCGCTCTCTGAAGAACCAGCTGGTTTACACCCAACTGAGGTGCGTGCTTTCGAACGCGCGTAA